In Chryseobacterium shigense, the following proteins share a genomic window:
- a CDS encoding TonB-dependent receptor plug domain-containing protein, with protein MDIKRSLLLLCTSYGSFLFGQEKAIDTIYIFDSQMSKVKLFHPVRTLTPKDVEKNSTNLSELLRFQSSIYVKENGRGAVSSPSFRGTTAQQTAFVWNGININSSFLGQGDVNNIPLFGYDQIDVKAGGGSVVYGSGAIGGSIHLNNILDFNRGFKASVYSEAASFDTYNNFVQASFSNDKLSVKVSGSYVTSQNDYKVPEFVVGNTGFSNINGKYYNTSANIGVSYKIADHQTISWQNQMFDASQHYPIFEQNGNKTKYNAQTVRSLIAWDINKSNLSNSLKAAYTEDNFQYFSDLNQPKTSGAEGKNYIFKNDFNYFISPKININAIGEFQVNKGKGYQSGIGSISRNVGSLSGLVRYFATKDLRFEGGIKKDFVEGISSPLLYSFSGKWDALQWYHLGINFSRNFRFPSFNDLYWQPGGNLDLKSETSTNVDMNNEFSFGDFKVTLSPYYMDIRNLINWLPTSYGYWAPFNTSRVESYGLESQVTWNKNFGKHALKVDGGYTYSKSINKESQMQMMYVPVHKAVGNIEYGYSFFKLYAQGLFNGLTYTTSDEQRSTAIDPYFILNAGVSATLFKKYTLGFKVNNITNTVYQTVSYYPMPKRNYSVYAAINF; from the coding sequence ATGGATATAAAAAGGTCTTTATTACTGCTTTGTACATCTTACGGCAGCTTTCTTTTCGGACAGGAGAAAGCCATTGATACTATTTATATTTTCGACAGCCAGATGAGTAAAGTGAAACTTTTTCATCCGGTACGTACTCTTACTCCAAAAGATGTAGAAAAAAATTCAACTAATCTTTCTGAACTTTTACGTTTCCAATCTTCTATTTATGTTAAGGAAAACGGTCGTGGAGCTGTTTCTTCACCGTCATTCCGGGGAACTACTGCCCAGCAGACCGCTTTTGTATGGAATGGAATCAATATCAATTCCAGTTTTCTGGGACAGGGAGATGTGAATAATATTCCCCTTTTCGGATATGATCAGATTGATGTAAAAGCCGGTGGAGGAAGTGTGGTTTATGGAAGTGGTGCCATTGGAGGAAGTATTCATTTAAATAATATTCTGGATTTCAACAGAGGATTTAAAGCTTCTGTTTATTCGGAAGCGGCTTCTTTTGATACTTATAATAATTTTGTCCAGGCTTCTTTCAGCAATGATAAATTGAGTGTGAAAGTTTCCGGAAGTTATGTAACGAGCCAGAATGATTATAAAGTTCCTGAATTCGTTGTGGGAAATACGGGATTCAGTAATATCAACGGAAAGTATTATAATACTTCTGCAAATATCGGAGTATCCTATAAAATTGCTGATCATCAGACTATTTCATGGCAGAACCAAATGTTTGATGCCTCACAGCATTACCCTATTTTTGAGCAGAACGGCAATAAGACAAAATATAATGCACAGACTGTAAGAAGCCTGATTGCATGGGATATCAATAAAAGTAATCTTTCCAACAGCTTAAAAGCAGCTTATACGGAAGATAATTTCCAGTATTTCTCAGATCTTAACCAGCCTAAAACAAGCGGTGCGGAGGGAAAGAATTATATTTTCAAAAATGATTTCAACTACTTCATTTCCCCAAAAATAAACATCAATGCAATCGGTGAATTTCAGGTGAATAAAGGCAAAGGCTATCAGTCCGGAATTGGTTCTATCAGCAGAAATGTGGGTTCCTTATCCGGTTTGGTAAGATATTTTGCAACGAAAGATCTCCGTTTTGAAGGAGGAATCAAAAAGGATTTTGTAGAAGGTATTTCTTCTCCGCTTCTGTATTCTTTTTCAGGAAAATGGGATGCTTTACAATGGTATCATTTAGGGATTAATTTTTCAAGGAACTTCAGATTTCCTTCTTTTAATGATCTTTACTGGCAACCGGGAGGAAACCTGGATTTAAAGTCTGAAACTTCTACGAATGTTGACATGAATAATGAGTTCAGCTTCGGGGATTTTAAAGTGACTTTAAGTCCTTATTATATGGACATCAGGAATCTTATTAACTGGCTTCCGACGTCTTATGGATATTGGGCTCCCTTCAATACATCCCGGGTTGAATCTTACGGTCTGGAATCCCAGGTTACCTGGAATAAAAATTTCGGAAAACATGCTTTGAAAGTGGATGGAGGCTATACTTATTCGAAATCAATAAATAAAGAATCCCAAATGCAGATGATGTATGTTCCGGTTCATAAAGCTGTCGGAAATATAGAATATGGATATTCTTTCTTTAAGCTGTATGCTCAGGGATTATTTAACGGTCTTACCTATACTACTAGTGATGAGCAAAGATCAACAGCAATTGACCCTTATTTTATTTTAAATGCAGGAGTTTCTGCCACACTTTTCAAAAAATATACTTTAGGATTTAAAGTAAATAATATAACCAACACTGTTTACCAGACGGTATCTTATTATCCGATGCCGAAGAGAAATTACAGTGTTTATGCAGCCATTAATTTTTAA
- the tnpA gene encoding IS200/IS605 family transposase, with the protein MSFIKIYIHLVFSTKNRIPHLNTFDLRIKVWRHIKENASKKEIFLDMVNGYSDHCHCLISLGSGQNIEKIVQLLKGESSYWINKNQLTADKFSWQDEYFAVSVSESKVEAVREYIKNQEKHHQRKSFTEEYQEFLEKNNFK; encoded by the coding sequence ATGTCATTTATCAAAATTTATATTCATCTTGTTTTTTCAACAAAAAACCGGATACCTCACTTGAATACATTTGATTTAAGAATAAAAGTATGGAGGCATATTAAAGAGAATGCTTCAAAAAAAGAAATATTTTTAGATATGGTGAATGGTTATTCTGATCATTGTCATTGCCTGATTTCTTTAGGATCCGGTCAAAATATAGAAAAGATAGTTCAACTTCTGAAAGGTGAATCTTCTTATTGGATTAATAAAAATCAACTTACAGCAGATAAATTTTCATGGCAGGACGAATATTTTGCTGTGTCCGTTTCTGAGTCGAAGGTTGAAGCTGTAAGAGAGTATATTAAGAATCAAGAGAAACATCATCAGAGAAAAAGTTTTACAGAAGAATATCAGGAATTTCTTGAAAAGAATAATTTTAAATAA
- a CDS encoding L-threonylcarbamoyladenylate synthase: MENIIEILKSGGTILYPTDTIWGIGCDATNIEAVNKIFDIKKREKNKSMIILVESEKRLQELVDVPEMAWEIIDLSEKPVTIVYENPRGLPKELLAEDGSIGIRLIKTDFCRKLITKLNKPLVSTSANFSGDKSPLKFSDISAEIIKLVDYAVEEDREKISKYSGSSVIKIWNDNRIKVLRE; encoded by the coding sequence ATGGAAAACATTATTGAAATATTAAAATCCGGTGGAACAATTCTTTACCCTACAGACACTATCTGGGGAATTGGTTGTGATGCTACCAATATAGAAGCTGTCAATAAAATATTTGACATCAAGAAAAGGGAAAAAAACAAATCCATGATTATTCTTGTAGAGTCTGAAAAGAGGCTTCAGGAACTTGTGGATGTGCCGGAAATGGCCTGGGAAATTATTGATCTTAGTGAAAAGCCGGTAACTATTGTTTATGAAAATCCCCGCGGACTTCCAAAAGAACTTCTTGCTGAAGACGGAAGCATAGGAATCAGACTGATAAAAACAGATTTCTGCAGAAAACTGATTACAAAACTGAATAAACCTCTTGTTTCAACTTCTGCCAATTTCAGTGGTGATAAAAGTCCGTTGAAGTTTTCTGACATTTCAGCGGAAATCATTAAGCTGGTAGATTATGCGGTAGAAGAAGACAGGGAAAAGATTTCAAAATATTCAGGTTCTTCAGTAATAAAAATATGGAACGACAACAGGATTAAGGTGCTTCGAGAGTAA
- a CDS encoding CCA tRNA nucleotidyltransferase: MKINLAQNKNLKLFKIIAEAAEKNNQSVYIVGGYVRDLLMKRTASTDIDFVTEQSGIELAQTVAKDIDPKLKVSVFKTYGTAMIKYRDLELEFVGARKESYTENSRKPEVEGGTLEDDQKRRDFTINAMAISLNKANFGELVDPFNGVEDLEKEILRTPLEPAQTYSDDPLRMMRAVRFASTLNFTIEEKSLNAIKQEAERIKIVSMERIMVEFNKIMMSKKPSVGLGLMEETGLLKLVIPELIELKGIEEVEGQTHKDNFYHTLEVVDNISENTDNLWLRWSALLHDIGKAPTKKFVEGTGWTFHGHEFLGSKMVKTLFQRLKQPLGSDMKYVQKMVKLSSRPIALITDDASDSALRRLLFDAGEDLEDLFTLCKADITTKNSRKQERFKKNFEYVAVKIKEVEEKDQVRNFQPPITGEEIMQMFNLKPGKEIGILKEKVKEAILEGEIPNEKEEAEKFVIAEAEKLGLKYS; the protein is encoded by the coding sequence ATGAAAATTAATCTTGCCCAGAATAAAAATTTAAAGCTTTTCAAGATCATTGCTGAAGCTGCGGAAAAAAACAACCAGTCGGTATATATTGTCGGCGGTTATGTCCGTGACCTTCTGATGAAAAGAACAGCGTCTACGGATATTGATTTTGTAACAGAACAAAGCGGTATCGAGCTTGCGCAGACTGTTGCAAAGGATATTGACCCTAAATTAAAAGTTTCTGTCTTCAAAACATACGGAACTGCCATGATTAAATACAGAGATCTTGAGCTGGAATTTGTAGGAGCCAGAAAAGAAAGCTATACCGAGAACAGCCGCAAGCCGGAAGTGGAAGGCGGAACGCTGGAAGATGATCAGAAAAGAAGAGATTTTACCATCAATGCGATGGCAATTTCTTTGAATAAAGCCAATTTCGGAGAGCTGGTAGATCCCTTTAATGGAGTTGAAGATCTGGAAAAAGAAATTTTAAGAACTCCGCTGGAACCCGCTCAAACCTATTCTGATGATCCTTTGAGGATGATGAGAGCCGTTCGTTTTGCTTCAACATTAAACTTTACAATTGAGGAAAAGTCCCTGAACGCTATAAAGCAGGAAGCAGAAAGAATCAAAATTGTTTCTATGGAAAGAATCATGGTTGAATTCAATAAGATCATGATGTCCAAAAAACCTTCCGTAGGATTGGGATTAATGGAAGAAACAGGACTTTTAAAGCTGGTTATTCCCGAACTCATAGAACTGAAGGGAATAGAAGAAGTAGAAGGACAGACCCATAAAGACAATTTCTACCATACATTGGAGGTAGTAGACAATATTTCTGAAAATACAGATAATTTGTGGCTTCGTTGGTCAGCATTATTGCATGATATAGGAAAAGCTCCTACCAAAAAATTTGTTGAAGGAACCGGATGGACTTTCCATGGCCATGAATTCTTAGGCTCAAAAATGGTAAAGACCCTTTTCCAGAGATTGAAACAGCCGCTGGGAAGCGATATGAAATACGTACAGAAAATGGTAAAACTGTCATCCCGTCCCATTGCTCTGATTACAGATGACGCTTCAGATTCTGCACTGAGAAGACTTTTATTTGATGCAGGTGAAGATCTGGAAGACCTGTTTACCCTGTGTAAAGCAGATATTACAACCAAAAATTCCAGAAAACAGGAACGGTTTAAAAAGAATTTCGAATACGTAGCAGTGAAGATCAAAGAAGTGGAAGAAAAAGATCAGGTACGTAACTTTCAGCCACCGATCACAGGAGAAGAGATTATGCAGATGTTTAATCTTAAGCCTGGAAAAGAGATCGGAATTCTGAAAGAAAAAGTGAAAGAAGCAATCCTGGAAGGTGAGATTCCCAACGAAAAAGAAGAAGCTGAAAAGTTTGTTATTGCCGAAGCTGAGAAACTGGGGCTGAAATATAGCTAA
- a CDS encoding nuclear transport factor 2 family protein codes for MNHQKFAEEWIRAWNSHDLEDILSHYTEDIEITTPMIVIATGGKESTLKGKNAVREYWKKALDKFPDLHFELIKSTGGVNSVALFYKSIMDKHAVEVMFFDEEGKINKMYAHYD; via the coding sequence ATGAACCACCAAAAGTTTGCTGAAGAATGGATCCGTGCCTGGAATTCCCATGACCTTGAAGATATACTTTCTCATTATACAGAAGATATTGAAATTACAACACCCATGATCGTAATAGCTACGGGAGGAAAAGAAAGTACATTAAAAGGAAAGAATGCCGTCCGTGAATATTGGAAAAAAGCACTGGACAAATTTCCGGACCTGCATTTTGAGCTGATAAAATCTACAGGAGGAGTAAATTCGGTGGCACTTTTTTACAAATCTATTATGGATAAACATGCTGTGGAAGTTATGTTTTTTGATGAAGAAGGAAAAATTAATAAAATGTATGCCCATTATGATTAA